Proteins encoded within one genomic window of Dyadobacter chenhuakuii:
- a CDS encoding DKNYY domain-containing protein, whose translation MRYLLGILVVICLVWICSKCIGCSYKKGVFKPGALTPAGYHVRDHRVYYYGGLMNDSIKELVDVDAATFEIVRLDTDVPGYVSSSYYARDHKQVYYRGYTVPGADPGSFKATGQYSGRDKNHVYDQTRVLPDDPENEN comes from the coding sequence ATGAGATATCTGCTTGGCATATTGGTGGTTATTTGTCTTGTATGGATTTGTTCGAAATGCATTGGATGTTCGTATAAAAAAGGTGTTTTCAAGCCCGGTGCGCTCACACCCGCAGGCTACCACGTAAGAGATCACAGGGTCTATTATTATGGTGGATTAATGAATGACTCGATCAAGGAGCTGGTCGATGTGGATGCGGCAACATTTGAAATCGTACGGCTGGACACCGATGTTCCCGGCTATGTAAGCAGTTCCTATTATGCCCGTGATCATAAACAAGTATACTATCGGGGATATACTGTTCCAGGTGCCGACCCCGGCTCTTTCAAAGCGACGGGGCAATATAGTGGCCGGGATAAAAACCATGTTTACGACCAAACACGGGTGCTTCCAGACGATCCGGAGAATGAAAATTAA
- a CDS encoding choice-of-anchor A family protein, whose amino-acid sequence MSAKLLLVTLLASVILNLNDARAQSPTAAAKRFNIFVKGDATFISNETEGPVAIGGNLTTNQYQISFNKNHGVFFVGGASIGLAVRGGVKLNSGSLTINGDNYLKIGQCAPADANAATPLRVWYKDNNNAESTIRITGSTANYSDTPNITINANVNTWSPKVSDSENPICQNVFGTGSDQIDIDGAFTTFMKRSNQLRDMKDNLAIRDQNGNIITGMETGPYLDPSKIGNNPKIIVDPNKINVLTVSGAVWDRIGNTNIEHIPQGPQLGDASYTGPFALIINIVDFPTFAASKGNNPIINFPSVGGLSDPQGSYVIYNFPDATDKLVLGGNTPIHGTIFAPCANLIKENNGNINGQIIAKSFVHTRDEVHFWPFLPSIPEPVEKAIEVTVESKCINNAPWLEYTITPNYPATGETAKIEWINSDESIIQENSELPLKGSILFPGAAVDENGAGMAWPGWEKDGEKWVEVTDRYSSILNEGAKVRITVTPWKIVEVTYPVSTPDGKCFTTPPPTGTLPVTLASFTAKNENCDVQLKWAVTEAKNFSHFVVERSTDAKNFTSLNRINYSTTQDTYTYSDAPFSRESAPSKFYYYRLQQVDNDETFEYSAIRSVEAGTCDARLAVDFYPNPTQDEVTVKSYSPVKKFEILTLNGKQVYQATPTQNQTELKVNVQSFATGLYIVNIVNEEGAYSSKILKK is encoded by the coding sequence ATGTCAGCCAAACTTTTACTCGTAACCCTTCTCGCATCTGTCATACTGAATTTGAATGATGCCCGGGCGCAAAGCCCAACCGCAGCCGCCAAGCGATTTAATATTTTTGTAAAAGGCGATGCAACTTTTATCTCCAATGAAACAGAAGGTCCTGTTGCCATCGGCGGTAATCTTACTACTAATCAATATCAGATCAGCTTTAATAAAAACCACGGCGTATTCTTTGTGGGCGGTGCGTCAATCGGGCTGGCCGTACGGGGCGGGGTGAAGCTCAATAGCGGAAGCCTTACCATCAATGGTGATAATTATCTGAAAATCGGGCAATGTGCACCAGCAGATGCCAATGCGGCAACGCCTTTGCGTGTCTGGTATAAGGATAATAACAATGCGGAGTCGACTATCCGGATTACCGGAAGCACAGCCAATTACAGCGATACGCCAAACATTACGATCAATGCCAATGTAAACACCTGGTCTCCGAAAGTAAGCGATAGTGAGAATCCGATTTGCCAGAACGTGTTCGGTACAGGCAGCGATCAGATCGATATAGATGGGGCTTTCACCACTTTCATGAAGCGCTCGAACCAGCTGAGAGACATGAAAGACAACCTGGCGATCCGCGATCAGAATGGGAATATCATTACGGGAATGGAAACGGGGCCTTACCTGGACCCTTCGAAAATCGGGAATAACCCAAAGATTATCGTTGACCCTAACAAGATCAATGTCCTGACTGTTTCAGGAGCAGTTTGGGATAGAATAGGAAACACAAACATCGAACATATCCCACAAGGCCCGCAACTGGGAGATGCAAGCTATACAGGTCCATTTGCATTGATTATCAACATTGTAGACTTCCCAACATTTGCGGCGTCGAAGGGCAACAATCCAATCATTAATTTCCCAAGCGTGGGCGGATTGTCCGATCCGCAAGGGAGCTACGTGATCTACAACTTCCCGGATGCGACCGACAAGCTGGTACTAGGCGGCAACACGCCGATCCACGGGACTATTTTCGCTCCCTGCGCCAATTTGATCAAAGAAAACAATGGAAATATCAACGGACAGATCATTGCCAAGAGCTTTGTACACACCCGCGACGAGGTTCATTTCTGGCCATTTTTACCTTCCATTCCTGAGCCTGTTGAGAAAGCGATCGAAGTGACAGTTGAATCAAAATGCATCAACAATGCGCCATGGTTGGAATATACAATAACACCAAATTACCCTGCAACCGGAGAGACTGCGAAAATAGAATGGATCAATTCTGACGAAAGTATTATCCAGGAAAACAGTGAGTTACCGTTGAAAGGCAGCATTTTATTCCCAGGCGCAGCGGTGGACGAGAACGGAGCGGGAATGGCTTGGCCGGGTTGGGAAAAGGATGGCGAAAAGTGGGTAGAAGTTACTGATCGCTATTCATCGATCCTCAACGAAGGCGCGAAAGTAAGGATTACAGTTACTCCCTGGAAAATCGTTGAAGTCACTTACCCGGTGTCTACCCCTGACGGCAAATGCTTCACAACACCTCCGCCAACAGGCACATTGCCTGTAACATTGGCAAGCTTCACAGCAAAAAATGAAAATTGCGATGTTCAGTTGAAATGGGCTGTTACGGAAGCTAAAAATTTCTCACACTTTGTAGTGGAGCGCTCAACGGACGCAAAAAACTTCACCTCGCTCAACCGCATTAATTACAGCACAACGCAGGATACATATACATACAGCGACGCCCCTTTCAGCAGAGAATCGGCTCCTTCGAAATTTTATTACTACCGTCTGCAACAAGTTGATAATGATGAAACGTTTGAATATAGTGCGATCCGCAGCGTTGAAGCCGGAACATGCGATGCAAGGCTTGCAGTAGATTTCTACCCGAATCCAACGCAGGACGAAGTGACAGTGAAAAGTTACTCACCAGTGAAAAAATTTGAAATTCTGACACTAAATGGAAAACAGGTTTACCAAGCTACGCCCACCCAAAACCAGACAGAGCTCAAAGTAAATGTTCAGTCTTTCGCAACGGGTTTGTACATTGTAAACATTGTGAATGAAGAAGGCGCATATTCTTCCAAGATCCTGAAAAAATAA